One Peterkaempfera bronchialis DNA window includes the following coding sequences:
- a CDS encoding class I SAM-dependent methyltransferase produces MSSAVGSAGAVRSEEFVRAHTRVAATPYVPEVLLHQADEAIGLWERTEQAQGGARMPPPFWAFGWAGGQALARHVLDHPEAVAGRTVLDLASGSGLVAVAAALAGAATVTASDIDRFAAAAVSLNAAVNGVRVAPRLGDLLDGDGDGAEVVLAGDVFYERPMAERVLPFLERARDRGALVLVGDPGRAYLPRERFEAVSLHEVPVVADLEDRAVKATTVWRLTGR; encoded by the coding sequence TTGTCGAGTGCCGTGGGGTCTGCGGGCGCTGTACGGTCCGAGGAGTTCGTCCGGGCCCACACCCGGGTCGCCGCCACGCCGTATGTACCGGAGGTGCTGCTGCACCAGGCGGACGAGGCGATCGGGCTCTGGGAGCGCACGGAGCAGGCGCAGGGCGGGGCGCGGATGCCCCCGCCGTTCTGGGCGTTCGGCTGGGCCGGGGGCCAGGCGCTGGCCCGCCATGTGCTGGACCACCCGGAGGCCGTCGCCGGGCGGACCGTCCTGGACCTGGCGTCGGGGTCGGGCCTGGTGGCGGTGGCCGCCGCGCTGGCCGGGGCGGCGACGGTGACCGCGAGCGACATCGACCGGTTCGCGGCGGCTGCGGTGAGCCTCAACGCCGCGGTGAACGGCGTACGGGTGGCGCCCCGGCTCGGAGACCTGCTGGACGGTGACGGCGACGGCGCCGAGGTGGTGCTCGCCGGGGACGTCTTCTACGAGCGGCCGATGGCCGAGCGGGTGCTGCCGTTCCTGGAAAGGGCCCGCGACCGGGGCGCCCTGGTGCTGGTCGGCGACCCGGGGCGGGCCTATCTGCCGAGGGAGCGGTTCGAGGCGGTGTCGCTGCACGAGGTGCCGGTGGTGGCGGACCTGGAGGACCGTGCGGTCAAGGCGACCACCGTCTGGCGGCTCACCGGCCGCTGA
- a CDS encoding DMT family transporter: MDSHPDSPPAPPTHPYPDSDSDPDPGPASVAAPRVGAPAAALLAAVGTLIVGTSFTAGSLLSHYPFLGGQAVRYGLAALLLAVIAARRGEGLPSALRRLPPRQLLRLAALAATGMVGFNVAVLAAERTAEPAVPGVVVGCAPLVIAVLAPLLAGRRPSGRLAGAGVLVAGGAAVVQGLGRTDGGGLLFSVLALAGEVAFSLVAVELLRVLGPVLLSAAACATAAAEAALLGVVLDGTAALRMPTATEAAALAWYALPVTVVAFCCWYTGMQRLGAERAGLFSGLIPVAAALTAPLVGTGGLGPAQVAGSALVAAGVVLGALTTRQTRRQRPVSRQTVVALTARSSRSATTGTSCSDTASNRSLGR, encoded by the coding sequence ATGGACTCCCACCCCGACTCCCCGCCGGCGCCGCCGACCCATCCTTACCCCGACTCCGACTCCGACCCCGATCCTGGCCCCGCGTCCGTGGCCGCCCCCCGGGTCGGTGCTCCGGCCGCCGCCCTGCTCGCGGCCGTCGGCACGCTGATCGTCGGCACCTCCTTCACCGCCGGCAGCCTGCTCTCCCACTACCCGTTCCTCGGCGGCCAGGCCGTCCGCTACGGCCTCGCCGCCCTGCTGCTCGCCGTCATCGCCGCCCGCCGGGGCGAGGGACTGCCGTCCGCGCTGCGCCGACTCCCGCCGCGCCAACTGCTGCGGCTGGCGGCGCTGGCCGCCACCGGCATGGTCGGCTTCAATGTCGCGGTGCTGGCCGCCGAGCGCACGGCGGAGCCCGCCGTACCCGGCGTGGTGGTGGGCTGTGCACCGCTGGTCATCGCGGTGCTCGCGCCGCTGCTGGCGGGCCGCCGCCCCTCCGGGCGGCTGGCCGGAGCCGGGGTGCTGGTCGCCGGGGGAGCGGCGGTGGTGCAGGGGTTGGGCCGCACCGACGGCGGGGGCCTGCTCTTCTCGGTGCTGGCGCTGGCCGGGGAGGTCGCCTTCTCGCTGGTCGCGGTGGAGCTGCTGAGGGTGCTCGGCCCGGTGCTGCTGTCGGCGGCGGCCTGCGCAACGGCCGCCGCCGAGGCGGCGCTGCTGGGCGTGGTGCTGGACGGCACCGCCGCACTGCGGATGCCCACGGCCACGGAGGCGGCGGCGCTCGCCTGGTACGCCCTGCCGGTCACGGTGGTGGCCTTCTGCTGCTGGTACACCGGCATGCAGCGGCTCGGCGCCGAACGCGCGGGCCTCTTCTCCGGGCTCATCCCGGTGGCCGCCGCGCTGACCGCACCGCTGGTCGGCACCGGCGGCCTCGGCCCGGCCCAGGTGGCGGGCAGTGCCCTGGTGGCCGCCGGGGTGGTCCTCGGCGCACTGACGACGCGTCAGACCAGGCGTCAGCGGCCGGTGAGCCGCCAGACGGTGGTCGCCTTGACCGCACGGTCCTCCAGGTCCGCCACCACCGGCACCTCGTGCAGCGACACCGCCTCGAACCGCTCCCTCGGCAGATAG
- the pdxR gene encoding MocR-like pyridoxine biosynthesis transcription factor PdxR, protein MQQEGVRRWAGAAWELLLPAAEAPARRRGQQLQAAFREAVRSGRLATGTLLPSSRELARDLGVSRGLVTEAYAQLLAEGYLISRQGAGTWVAGLPAPRGRPTTPAPGGQTSGRSAPLVDFRPGLPDLSAFPRAGWAAALRGALDRLPHTALDYPDPRGLPELRESLAELLARRRGVAVDPDGLVVCSGVAQALTLLGRVLYGRGQRLVALEDPGSPSQAKLFEAAGLRCVPLPVREDGPDLAALAGCGARAAVVTPSHQFPLGTALGPAGRAGLLRWAQDCDGLVVEDDYDGDFRYDRAPVGALQGLAPERVAYTGSVSKSLAPGLRLGWLVPPPELLAAVVEAKRVADLGNAVLEQAAFAEFVRSGRYDRQLRLCQRRYRQRRDALIGALERYLPGVRVAGIAAGLHLIAEFPAAYGPQRSVLGAAAGAGVRLRPLSDWTASGADPEPDGPARCVLGYPHLAPAEIERAVAAVGRALRPLHMG, encoded by the coding sequence ATGCAGCAGGAGGGGGTCCGCCGGTGGGCGGGCGCGGCGTGGGAGCTGCTGCTCCCTGCGGCGGAGGCGCCCGCGAGGCGGCGCGGGCAGCAGCTACAGGCGGCCTTCCGGGAGGCGGTGCGGTCGGGGCGGCTGGCGACGGGCACGCTGCTGCCGTCCAGCCGGGAGCTGGCCCGCGACCTGGGGGTGTCCCGGGGGTTGGTCACCGAGGCGTATGCGCAACTGCTGGCCGAGGGCTATCTGATCAGCCGTCAGGGAGCGGGGACCTGGGTCGCCGGGCTCCCCGCACCGCGCGGGCGCCCGACCACCCCGGCACCGGGCGGGCAGACCTCGGGGCGGTCGGCGCCGCTGGTGGACTTCCGGCCGGGGCTGCCCGATCTGTCGGCGTTCCCCCGGGCCGGGTGGGCGGCGGCGCTGCGCGGCGCGCTGGACCGGCTGCCGCACACCGCGCTGGACTACCCGGACCCCCGGGGCCTGCCGGAGCTGCGGGAGTCGCTGGCGGAGCTGCTGGCCCGGCGGCGCGGAGTCGCGGTCGACCCGGACGGCCTGGTGGTCTGCTCCGGGGTGGCGCAGGCGCTGACCCTGCTGGGCCGGGTGCTGTACGGGCGCGGGCAGCGCCTGGTGGCGCTGGAGGACCCGGGCAGCCCCAGCCAGGCGAAGCTGTTCGAGGCGGCGGGGCTGCGCTGTGTGCCGCTGCCGGTCCGGGAGGACGGTCCGGACCTCGCCGCGCTGGCCGGGTGCGGGGCGAGGGCCGCCGTGGTCACTCCGTCGCACCAGTTCCCGCTGGGGACGGCGCTGGGGCCGGCGGGCCGGGCGGGGCTGCTGCGCTGGGCGCAGGACTGCGACGGGCTGGTGGTGGAGGACGACTACGACGGCGACTTCCGCTATGACCGGGCGCCGGTCGGGGCGTTGCAGGGGCTGGCGCCGGAGCGGGTGGCGTACACCGGGTCGGTGAGCAAGTCGCTGGCGCCGGGGCTGCGGCTGGGCTGGCTGGTACCGCCGCCGGAGCTGCTGGCGGCGGTGGTGGAGGCCAAGCGGGTGGCCGACCTGGGCAATGCGGTGCTGGAGCAGGCGGCGTTCGCCGAGTTCGTCCGGTCCGGGCGGTACGACCGGCAGCTGAGGCTCTGCCAGCGCCGCTACCGGCAGCGGCGGGATGCGCTGATCGGTGCGCTGGAGCGGTACCTGCCCGGGGTGCGGGTGGCCGGGATCGCCGCCGGGCTGCATCTGATCGCGGAGTTCCCCGCCGCGTACGGACCGCAGCGGAGCGTCCTCGGCGCCGCCGCCGGGGCGGGGGTGCGGCTCCGTCCGCTGAGCGACTGGACGGCGTCCGGGGCCGACCCCGAGCCGGACGGCCCGGCCCGCTGTGTGCTGGGGTACCCGCATCTGGCACCGGCCGAGATCGAGCGCGCCGTGGCGGCGGTGGGCCGGGCGCTGCGGCCACTGCACATGGGGTGA
- a CDS encoding aspartate aminotransferase family protein — protein MLAVFNRPAADEVGPYDAPAALPHSPGIPAGVVDDVVVCPWNDADALRSVSDAHRGEIAAVICEPIVTNNACTMPRPGYLETLREGCTRRGLLLIFDEVCTGFRTGPGGAQGLFGVLPDLAVYSKALGGGLPIAAFAGRGDVMVRIADNQVEHGGTYNASPLCATAALVTLTELADPAVTARIDASGRRVMEAIRRASRDHGVPCAVQGVGAMFQVVFSADGAPTRQYRDTFALDHRRFDAFQHALLQRGVHLSGHGLACWFISSALTDQDLDHTCAAVEEAFAAIR, from the coding sequence GTGCTGGCGGTCTTCAACCGGCCCGCCGCCGACGAGGTCGGCCCATACGACGCCCCGGCAGCCCTCCCGCACTCCCCCGGCATCCCGGCGGGCGTGGTCGACGATGTCGTGGTCTGCCCCTGGAACGACGCCGACGCCCTCCGCTCGGTGTCCGACGCGCACCGGGGCGAGATCGCCGCCGTGATCTGCGAGCCGATCGTGACCAACAACGCCTGCACGATGCCGCGGCCCGGATACCTGGAGACGCTGCGTGAGGGGTGCACCAGGCGCGGCCTCCTGCTGATCTTCGACGAGGTCTGCACCGGATTCCGTACCGGCCCGGGGGGCGCGCAGGGCCTCTTCGGCGTGCTGCCCGACCTCGCGGTCTACTCCAAGGCGCTGGGCGGCGGGCTCCCCATCGCTGCCTTCGCCGGCCGGGGGGACGTCATGGTCCGCATCGCCGACAACCAGGTCGAGCACGGCGGCACCTACAACGCCTCGCCGCTCTGCGCCACCGCCGCGCTGGTCACCCTGACCGAACTGGCCGACCCGGCGGTCACCGCGCGGATCGATGCCTCCGGCCGCCGGGTGATGGAGGCGATCCGCAGGGCCTCCCGCGACCACGGTGTCCCCTGCGCGGTGCAGGGCGTGGGGGCGATGTTCCAGGTGGTCTTCTCCGCCGACGGCGCACCCACCCGGCAGTACCGCGACACCTTCGCGCTCGACCACCGCCGCTTCGACGCGTTCCAGCACGCGCTGCTGCAACGCGGAGTCCACCTCAGCGGGCATGGGCTGGCCTGCTGGTTCATATCGTCCGCGCTGACCGACCAGGACCTGGACCACACCTGCGCGGCGGTCGAGGAGGCGTTTGCGGCGATCCGCTGA
- a CDS encoding ROK family protein yields MDRLTGGDSSLLRRINSAVTLRALRDGHALTLTRLVGDTGLSRPTVEGVIEGLMESGLVVEVDQSQDSTRQRGRPARWFRFRAEAGHVMGVEIGVHSVRAVLADLTGRVTGSCSRPVDEALGADERLAAARALVAEQLRRAGVSRDSLWAVGIGTPGILDGEGTVRLGAAMPGWTGLELGARLRRSFRCPVLVENDANLAAIAEHWQGAAVGMGDVVFVLAGLSPGAGSLINGRLHRGFGGAAGEIGALHLLGREATPERLLSTTGRPLNPLDEAAVARVLRLAREGDAVARDAMDRFLQRLVHDVAALVLAIDPQIVVVGGWAAGLDGVLEPLREQLGRFCLRAPEVALSALGEEVIALGALRMALDQVEDQLFAVEQAAGPGRG; encoded by the coding sequence GTGGATCGGCTCACCGGAGGGGACTCCTCGCTGCTGCGCCGGATCAACTCCGCGGTGACGCTACGTGCCCTGCGCGACGGCCATGCCCTCACCCTCACCCGCCTGGTGGGCGACACCGGTCTCTCCCGGCCCACCGTCGAGGGGGTGATCGAGGGGCTGATGGAGTCCGGGCTGGTGGTCGAGGTCGACCAGAGCCAGGACAGCACCCGGCAGCGCGGCCGACCGGCCCGCTGGTTCCGCTTCCGGGCGGAGGCGGGCCATGTGATGGGGGTGGAGATCGGCGTCCACTCGGTGCGGGCGGTGCTGGCCGACCTCACCGGCCGGGTCACCGGCTCCTGCTCCCGGCCGGTGGACGAGGCGCTGGGGGCGGACGAGCGCCTCGCCGCCGCCCGGGCGCTGGTCGCCGAGCAGTTGCGCCGCGCCGGGGTCTCCCGGGACAGCCTGTGGGCGGTCGGGATCGGCACCCCCGGCATCCTGGACGGCGAGGGCACCGTGCGGCTCGGCGCCGCGATGCCCGGCTGGACCGGGCTGGAGCTGGGCGCCCGGCTGCGGCGCTCGTTCCGCTGCCCGGTGCTGGTGGAGAACGACGCCAATCTGGCGGCCATCGCCGAGCACTGGCAGGGCGCGGCGGTGGGGATGGGCGATGTGGTCTTCGTCCTGGCGGGGCTCAGCCCCGGGGCGGGTTCACTGATCAACGGGCGGCTGCACCGGGGTTTCGGCGGCGCGGCGGGTGAGATCGGCGCACTCCATCTGCTGGGCCGGGAGGCCACCCCGGAGCGGCTGCTCTCCACCACCGGCAGGCCGCTGAACCCGCTGGACGAGGCGGCGGTGGCCCGGGTGCTGCGGCTGGCCCGGGAGGGCGACGCGGTGGCGCGGGACGCCATGGACCGCTTCCTGCAGCGGCTGGTGCATGACGTGGCGGCGCTGGTGCTGGCGATCGACCCGCAGATCGTGGTGGTGGGCGGCTGGGCCGCCGGGCTGGACGGGGTGCTGGAGCCGCTGCGGGAGCAGTTGGGCCGGTTCTGCCTGCGGGCGCCCGAGGTGGCGCTCTCCGCCCTCGGCGAGGAGGTCATCGCGCTGGGGGCGCTGCGGATGGCGCTGGACCAGGTGGAGGATCAGCTCTTCGCGGTGGAGCAGGCGGCCGGGCCGGGCCGCGGCTGA
- a CDS encoding GntR family transcriptional regulator — protein MGTTEQATAPEPKYWHLRTVLLRAIDSEFATGQVIPNERELASRFGVARATLRQALDQLELEGRLVRRRGIGTLVAAPRTAVPVSPAEEGWPGTGRDAAWRIVDCVTAPPSAALARALAIPASEQVHTVRRLRMTGSQVVGTEALHVPDSAVPHLPGFVGDTGRGRSVLRQLQRLELAGESRAVELGVAEAEEARLLERPPGTPVLVVTTQYAAQGRIAALAVSTYRADTCRLTFGQTGLVEVAPVGAGLAEVRTAS, from the coding sequence GTGGGGACCACGGAGCAGGCGACGGCACCGGAGCCCAAGTACTGGCACCTGCGTACCGTGCTGCTGCGCGCCATCGACTCCGAGTTCGCCACCGGCCAGGTCATCCCCAATGAGCGGGAGCTCGCCTCCCGGTTCGGGGTCGCCCGCGCGACGCTGCGGCAGGCGCTGGACCAGCTGGAGCTGGAGGGCCGCCTGGTGCGCCGCCGGGGCATCGGCACCCTGGTCGCGGCGCCCCGTACGGCGGTGCCGGTGAGCCCCGCCGAGGAGGGCTGGCCCGGCACCGGGCGCGACGCCGCCTGGCGGATCGTCGACTGCGTCACCGCGCCCCCCTCCGCCGCTCTGGCCAGGGCGCTGGCCATCCCCGCCAGCGAGCAGGTGCACACCGTCCGGCGACTGCGGATGACGGGCAGTCAGGTCGTCGGTACGGAGGCGCTGCACGTGCCCGACTCCGCAGTGCCGCATCTGCCCGGCTTCGTCGGTGACACCGGCCGGGGCCGCTCGGTGCTGCGCCAGCTCCAGCGCCTGGAGCTGGCCGGGGAGTCCCGCGCCGTGGAGCTGGGCGTCGCCGAGGCCGAGGAGGCCCGGCTGCTGGAGCGCCCGCCCGGCACCCCCGTGCTGGTGGTCACCACCCAGTACGCCGCGCAGGGCCGGATCGCCGCGCTGGCCGTCTCCACCTACCGCGCCGACACCTGCCGGCTCACCTTCGGGCAGACCGGCCTGGTCGAGGTCGCCCCCGTCGGGGCGGGCCTCGCCGAGGTCCGCACCGCCTCCTGA
- a CDS encoding SseB family protein, whose protein sequence is MRDNSASDGLLPSEAALHEIAQGGDKQSALTTLARSEVLLPVADENGEPDPQVVQLPVYEQQDGTRLVPVFTSETRLAAAMPDVRQYRNVPMSALGGGWPSDDLWLAVDPGSPDALNLPADGVKALPALAGA, encoded by the coding sequence ATGAGAGACAACTCCGCCTCCGACGGCCTGCTGCCGAGCGAGGCCGCACTCCACGAGATCGCGCAGGGCGGCGACAAGCAGTCCGCGCTGACGACACTGGCGCGGAGCGAAGTCCTGCTGCCGGTGGCCGACGAGAACGGCGAGCCGGACCCGCAGGTGGTCCAGCTTCCCGTCTACGAGCAGCAGGACGGCACCCGGCTGGTGCCCGTCTTCACCTCCGAGACCCGGCTGGCGGCCGCCATGCCGGATGTGCGGCAGTACCGCAATGTGCCGATGTCCGCGCTGGGCGGCGGCTGGCCCTCCGACGACCTCTGGCTGGCCGTCGACCCGGGCTCCCCGGACGCGCTCAACCTGCCGGCCGACGGCGTCAAGGCCCTCCCGGCCCTCGCCGGGGCCTGA
- a CDS encoding NUDIX domain-containing protein, whose protein sequence is MTAEAVGEETGGDRPATTWDGLPVAADLPYGAAVVVRRPAGGAFEYLLLHRAHQGAQYEGDWAWTPPSGARQPGEPLFPGALRELQEEAGLVGLTVDAVDLSGQWALYLAEVAEHAVALIDPEHDRYAWTTAEEALRRCAPDTVRENLRRTAVLPPVRIAFDQALRERGRTVHALRVDDAECGSFGYTVSGADHGGGGRAELDWTVGESVHGVPGLLTRALWRHLCEVLTVAEPGVAQVAVEAGSAVDRRAALAAGFLPTGGDGSGPLLTLDVRRVFGG, encoded by the coding sequence ATGACGGCTGAAGCGGTGGGCGAGGAGACCGGCGGGGACCGACCTGCGACGACCTGGGACGGGCTGCCGGTCGCGGCGGACCTGCCGTACGGGGCGGCGGTGGTGGTGCGGCGCCCGGCCGGCGGCGCCTTCGAGTACCTGCTGCTGCACCGGGCGCACCAGGGCGCGCAGTACGAGGGCGACTGGGCGTGGACGCCCCCGTCGGGGGCGCGGCAGCCCGGGGAACCGCTCTTCCCGGGCGCGCTGCGGGAGCTCCAGGAGGAGGCCGGGCTGGTCGGCCTCACCGTGGACGCGGTGGACCTCTCCGGGCAGTGGGCGCTCTACCTCGCCGAGGTGGCCGAGCACGCCGTGGCGCTGATCGACCCGGAGCACGACCGCTACGCCTGGACGACCGCCGAGGAGGCGCTGCGGCGCTGCGCCCCGGACACCGTACGGGAGAACCTGCGCCGGACGGCGGTGCTGCCGCCGGTCCGGATCGCCTTCGACCAGGCGCTGCGGGAGCGCGGCCGCACCGTGCACGCCCTGCGGGTGGACGACGCGGAGTGCGGGTCCTTCGGCTACACCGTCTCCGGGGCCGACCACGGCGGTGGCGGACGGGCGGAGCTGGACTGGACGGTCGGCGAGTCGGTGCACGGGGTGCCGGGGCTGCTCACCCGCGCCCTCTGGCGCCACCTCTGCGAGGTGCTGACCGTGGCCGAGCCGGGGGTGGCGCAGGTGGCGGTGGAGGCCGGGTCGGCCGTGGACCGCCGGGCGGCGCTGGCGGCCGGGTTCCTGCCGACCGGCGGCGACGGCAGCGGTCCGCTGCTGACGCTGGATGTACGGCGGGTCTTCGGCGGTTGA
- a CDS encoding SRPBCC family protein, translating into MDPNHYRFTSSWELAAPPDDVYRALEDIGRYPLWWPEVRRIRRLDDRHGELTVRSVLPYDLVLTVEESRRDPAAGVLEAAMAGDLRGWSRWTVTACPGGSRAVFEEDVRPGRPLMRRLALPARPAFTANHALMMRSGRRGLRAYLAGYAVGRGHSAAPEG; encoded by the coding sequence ATGGACCCCAACCACTACCGGTTCACCAGCAGCTGGGAGCTGGCCGCGCCCCCCGACGATGTCTACCGGGCACTGGAGGACATCGGCCGCTACCCGCTGTGGTGGCCCGAGGTCCGCCGGATCCGCCGCCTCGACGACCGGCACGGCGAGCTCACGGTCCGCTCGGTGCTCCCCTACGACCTGGTCCTCACCGTCGAGGAGTCCCGGCGGGACCCGGCGGCCGGGGTGCTGGAGGCGGCCATGGCCGGGGATCTGCGGGGCTGGTCCCGGTGGACGGTGACCGCCTGCCCGGGCGGCAGCCGCGCGGTCTTCGAGGAGGACGTGCGCCCCGGCAGGCCGCTGATGCGCCGCCTCGCCCTGCCCGCCCGGCCCGCCTTCACCGCCAACCACGCCCTGATGATGCGCAGCGGGCGGCGCGGCCTGCGGGCCTACCTGGCGGGGTACGCCGTCGGCCGCGGGCACTCCGCAGCCCCCGAGGGCTGA
- a CDS encoding VOC family protein, translating into MTVPARISIVTLGVSDLETSARFYQDLGWKRSSASSPEIVWFHTADSALGLFPVEELAADAGIPAEPESGFRGVTLAVNLEDEAAVDRALQSAVAAGATVVKPPQPTSWGGYSGYFEDPDGHLWELAHNPFFPLTPEGRLDLP; encoded by the coding sequence ATGACCGTTCCCGCCAGGATCAGCATTGTCACGCTGGGCGTCTCCGACCTGGAGACCAGTGCCCGCTTCTACCAGGACCTCGGCTGGAAGCGCTCCAGCGCCTCCAGCCCGGAGATCGTGTGGTTCCACACGGCGGACTCCGCGCTCGGCCTCTTCCCGGTGGAGGAGCTGGCCGCCGACGCCGGAATCCCCGCCGAGCCGGAGTCCGGTTTCCGGGGTGTCACCCTCGCCGTCAACCTGGAGGACGAGGCCGCCGTCGATCGGGCCCTCCAGAGCGCGGTGGCCGCCGGCGCCACCGTGGTCAAACCTCCGCAGCCCACCTCCTGGGGCGGCTACTCCGGCTACTTCGAGGACCCGGACGGCCACCTCTGGGAGCTCGCCCACAACCCCTTCTTCCCGCTCACCCCCGAGGGCCGGCTCGACCTGCCCTGA